The genome window CCTTGATTGAATATCTTTTCTTCAACAAGGATGTTTCCAATGAATATATTTGCAGAAAGTTTGATTTGAGTTACCAATCTTTCTACCGCTTGATTCGGACGATTAATCAGAAGCTTCAAACCAAATACAATGTAAAGATTGATTTGAAACCCTTGAATCTTGTCGGGGATGAGATTGACGTTCGTTTCTTTTATGCCCAATATTTTGCGGAACGTTATTACTACATGGAGTGGCCTTTCCCAGAATTTAAGGAAGAGGCGGTGACCGATTTGATCACCTTCTTCTTCAAGCTCTATGGCTATCCATTGACCTTCTCTGTCCTCAGGTCTTATAAAGTTCTCTTGACAGTCTACTTGTCACGGATTAAGCAAGGTTACTTCATCGACATGCCAACGAACTATGATGTGTATAAGGACCAGTATCAAGGGGTGACCAATGTCGAGGAGATGTTGCGCTACTTTAGCTTGCAGTTGGGTGTCGAGTTGAATGAAAAAGTGCTGGAACAGTTCTTTATTATCTTTATTCAAGAGAATTTCTATTTCAGTCCAGAAAGCTTGATCGAAGCTGCAGAAACGGATCCTTATGCCAAAGAATCGACTAGACTCATCAAAGATATGTTCAAGGATCTATGCTATACCTATGATTTAGACATTGAAAATCTTGATGAGATGTTGATGCATGTCCATAACACGTCTCATCTCGATCGGAAGGAATTATTCTCTGAGTTTCTCTTGTTTGATACCAAGACCAATACCAACGAAGATTTCATGAGCATCTTCCCAGCCTTCTATGATGATTTGAAGGAGCATATCATCACTTATATGAAGACCATGAAGCATGATCTGAATGATGAGATCATCAAGCACATGATCTATACGGTCTATACTCACTGGGAACGTCTCTTACCGCAGTTATTGCGCCGTCGGAAGTCCATTAAGGTCTTGATTATCAGTCGTTTTGACGATCACCATGCCAAATCCATGATCGATTTCCTTGATTTCTACTGTACGGATAACTTTGAATTTACGCAGATGATCAAGTACAATCTGACAGTAGATGATATTGAAGCTTCGGATGCAGATGTGGTGGTGGCCAACTTTATGATGCCTGAATTAAAGAAAAAACCATTTATTTGTACAAGTAGTCTCTCATCGCTTGAGCTGGTTGAAAAACTCAATGCCTTCTTTTATGATTTTACCAGTGCAGAACACTAAAGACAAAGCCTTCTTAGAAACTTTCCTTAGGTGAGTACGGACGTCAGCGAACTTCGAAGAAGTTCCATGACTAATTAAGATACAAAGGGCGTTCGCGGATAAAGTCAAAATAGGAAGTTTGACGCAGAATCTTTAGATTCTAGGAAAACTTATCTTTTTGACACGATCCGTAGCCCGTGTTCAATTCATTTTGGACCCCTTCGCTTTTTAATTTTTTAGGCTCAGGCTAAAACAGTTTCCCAAACTGTTTTACTCCCAAAACTCCCGAGTGCTAGAAACAATCGTGTTTCTAGCACTTTTCTCACGGCGAAAAGTTTCAGTGTAGGTTTGAATGAAACTGATTATATAGATTGTTTTAAGTTTTCAGCGTCACTTAGGTTATTTTATGTGAAAAAAACAATATGTTTACATTCTAAAATCAGGACTTGTTCCTGATTTTTTGATGGTAAAAAAAGAAAATTTTATAGAAGAATGCAGGCTCTCCTATTTTGTGGTATAATATACAATATTATATACTGGAGGAAATTATCCATGGAAGACCCTGGCAGTCAGGAAATTTTACTGGAAGTTATTTTATTGATTGTTTTGACATTATTGAACGCCTTTTTCTCGGCGACTGAAATGTCAATGGTATCGTTGAATCGCTCTCGTGTAGTGCAAAAAGCTGAAGAAGGAGATAAAAAATACATTCGTCTTCTTAGCGTATTGGAACAACCGAACCATTTCTTATCCACTATTCAGGTGGGGATCACCTTGATTACCATCTTATCTGGGGCGAGTCTTGCAGAAAGTCTCGGTCATGTCATTGCTGGATGGATGGGCAATACTAAAACGGCTCTTGCAACTGGAAGCTTTTTATCTCTAGCATTTTTGACTTATATTTCGATCGTATTTGGTGAACTCTATCCGAAACGAATCGCTATGAACTTGAAAGATGAGTTGGCTGTTCGAACAGCTCCGATTGTGATTCTATTAGGAAAAATTGTCAGCCCCTTTGTTTGGTTGCTTTCAGCATCGACCAACCTTTTGAGCCGTATCACGCCAATGGAATTCGATGATCCGGATGAAAAGATGACGCGGGATGAAATCGAGTATATGCTGACCAATAGTGAAGCAACACTAGATGCGGACGAGATTGAGATGCTCCAAGGGATCTTTTCATTAGATGAAATGGTAGCGCGTGAAGTCATGGTGCCACGGACAGATGCCTTCATGGTTGATATCAATGATGATACCAAAGAAATTATTGAAAGTATCCTTAAGCAAAACTTTTCACGGATTCCTGTCTATGATGATGACAAGGACAATGTCATCGGCCTCATCCATACCAAACGTCTCTTGAACGAAGGATTTATCAATGGCTTTGATAATATTGTCTTAAGAAAGATTTTACAAGAACCTTTGTTTGTTCCAGAAACCATTTTTGTGGATGATCTTTTGAAGGAATTGCGTAATACGCAAAATCAAATGGCCATTCTACTCGATGAATATGGTGGGATGTCTGGATTGGTTACCCTCGAAGACTTGTTGGAAGAAATCGTCGGTGAAATTGACGATGAGACTGACAAAGCTGAAATTGATGTTTTTGAAATTGGGGATAATACTTATGTCGTGCAAGGAGCTATGTCACTAAACGACTTTAATGAATACTTTGGCGTTGAGTTGGAAAGTGATGATGTGGATACTATTGCAGGGTATTATTTGACTGAAGTTGGGCGGATTCCATCCTTGAAAGAACGCCTCAGCTGTGAAGTCGATAGTCAAAAGAAACACTTGATCTTGACGAATGACAAGGTGAAAAACGGTCGTGTGACCAAGGTGAAGGTTGAAATTTCTGAAATCGTCGAAGAAGATGAAGAAACCAAATCAAAAGAAGATTAGAAAATAGAGGCCTGGACGTGTTCTAGCCTCTGTTTTTTTCTTGTCAGGGCTAGTTGAATTTTCAAAAAATTTGAAAAATTTCTGAAATAATCTTGACAGCCAAAAAAAATTAAGGTAAGATAATACCCATAAATAAAGAAAGCAGAAAATAAACATGAAGCAACAAGCTATTTCAACTCAAAAATTTTACTTTAGCTACTTTAGATAGTGTTTGTAGACATGATCTCATGGATGCAAACAACCCAAGCAATTTGTTTGTATCTATGTGGCTAAGATTTTTGATGATGGTCCATAGAGCTAGTATCTAAATGGACCGAGGTTTTGTAACTTGTTGGAGAATTTCAGCATCCGTTTAGAGAATCATCTAAGCGGATTTTTTGTTTATTTTGCAGAAAAGGAGTTTTAAATGAAAGTAGTCAAAAAATTACTGGCACCAGTTTTGGTCGTAGGCCTTTTGTTAACATCATTGGTGACCTTACACCATCTGAAGGATGCAAAAAAAGACAATGTCTTTCGGATTGGGATTTCCCAGTACATCACCCATAAGTCACTCGATGCGACACGGAAAGGCTTTATCGATGAGTTGAAGAAAGAGGGATATGTGGATGGGAAAAATATCCAGATTGATTTCCAAAATGCTCAAGGAGAGCAACGAAATCTGAAAAACATTTCCAAACAATTGGCGGAGAAAAGTGATCTAGTCTTTGCGATTGCAACCCCTTCGGCTCAAAGTTTGGCTAATACGACTAAAACAACGCCGGTTGTCTTCTCAGCTGTGACCGATCCATTGGCAGCGAAATTGGTGAAAAACTTGAAAGAGCCTGGTGGCAATATCACAGGGACAAGTGACCAGTCAGAAGATGCGATCTCTACACAGGTAGACATGATTAAGCAAGTGCTTCCAACGGCGAAAACAGTTGGGATCCTCTATACGCAAAGTGAGCCTAACTCCGTCGTCCAAAAAGATAATGCGAAGAAGATCCTTGAAGCTAAAGGCTATCAAGTGGTTGAAAAAACAATTCTCGATAGTAACAATGTGAAAGCTGCAGCAGACAGTATCATGTCAGAAGCAGATATCGTCTTTGTTCCGACAGACAATATTATCTCTTCTACAATGGAAACTGTAAAACAGGTATCGATTAGTCATAAGGTGCCAGTTTTTGGAGGTTCTGCTGAAATGGTGGCTACTGGTGGCTTGTACAACTTTGGTACTGATTATGAGGAATTGGGAAGACAAGCTGCTCGGATGGCCATTCGCATCATGAAGGGTGAGAAACCCGGCAAAGTCGCAGTTGAAACACCTGAAAAATTAGAATTGCACACCAATAAAGAGATGGCTAAAGAGCTTGGAATTGATATTAGCTCGTTGAAGGTAGAAAAATAGGAGGTTTGAGATGAATTTTGTTTTATCAAGTTTATCAGAAGGTTTATTGTGGTCGATCATGGCGATCGGTGTTTACTTAACATTTCGAATTTTAGATATTGCTGATATGACGGCAGAAGGAGCCTTTCCACTTGGGGCAGCAGTTGTAGCATCCCAAATTCAAGCCGGAAGAAATCCTTGGCTTGCAACCTTGTTGGGCTTTCTGGCAGGAATGATCGCAGGATTGGTTTCTGGGATTCTCCATACAAAAATGAAAATTCCAGCCCTCTTGACAGGGATTGTCACTTTGACCGGTCTCTACTCTATCAATATTAAAATCATGGGGGGAGTACCCAACCTCTCTATTGGCGATGCCAGTACCATTTTCAAAAGTGTCATGAAATTGGGCTTGTCCAATGAAGAAGCAGTCTTTTTGATTAGTATTTCTTGCTTGATCATCGTCTGTATCTTATTGACCCTCTTAATGAAGACGCAACTTGGCTTGGTTTTGCGCTCGACTGGTGATAACATTCCAATGAGTGAGGCCAATGGGGTCAATGTAGATAACATGAAGATGTTGGGCTACATGATTTCCAATGGCTTGATTGCCCTTTGTGGAGCCATGTTTGCACAAAATGATGGTTTCTCAGATGTGACTTCTGGTACAGGGACGATCGTAGTCGGCTTGAGTGCTGTGATTATCGCTGAAGTTTTAATCCACGAATTGACCATTGGTTGGCGCTTGCTTTCCATCGGGGTTGGAGCCATTGTTTACCGTTTGATTATCTTAAATATTTATGAGATCCCAAATCTCGATCAAAATATGGTTCGTCTCTTCAATGCGATCTTGCTCGCGATTGTCTTGTTCGCTCCTGAGGCGCAAAAACGTCTTCGTGTTCGCGGATTGAAGTTAGGAAAT of Streptococcus sp. S5 contains these proteins:
- a CDS encoding hemolysin family protein; the protein is MEDPGSQEILLEVILLIVLTLLNAFFSATEMSMVSLNRSRVVQKAEEGDKKYIRLLSVLEQPNHFLSTIQVGITLITILSGASLAESLGHVIAGWMGNTKTALATGSFLSLAFLTYISIVFGELYPKRIAMNLKDELAVRTAPIVILLGKIVSPFVWLLSASTNLLSRITPMEFDDPDEKMTRDEIEYMLTNSEATLDADEIEMLQGIFSLDEMVAREVMVPRTDAFMVDINDDTKEIIESILKQNFSRIPVYDDDKDNVIGLIHTKRLLNEGFINGFDNIVLRKILQEPLFVPETIFVDDLLKELRNTQNQMAILLDEYGGMSGLVTLEDLLEEIVGEIDDETDKAEIDVFEIGDNTYVVQGAMSLNDFNEYFGVELESDDVDTIAGYYLTEVGRIPSLKERLSCEVDSQKKHLILTNDKVKNGRVTKVKVEISEIVEEDEETKSKED
- a CDS encoding ABC transporter permease; its protein translation is MNFVLSSLSEGLLWSIMAIGVYLTFRILDIADMTAEGAFPLGAAVVASQIQAGRNPWLATLLGFLAGMIAGLVSGILHTKMKIPALLTGIVTLTGLYSINIKIMGGVPNLSIGDASTIFKSVMKLGLSNEEAVFLISISCLIIVCILLTLLMKTQLGLVLRSTGDNIPMSEANGVNVDNMKMLGYMISNGLIALCGAMFAQNDGFSDVTSGTGTIVVGLSAVIIAEVLIHELTIGWRLLSIGVGAIVYRLIILNIYEIPNLDQNMVRLFNAILLAIVLFAPEAQKRLRVRGLKLGNK
- a CDS encoding M protein trans-acting positive regulator PRD domain-containing protein translates to MRLLLSKKQRRQLQLLEILIKEKRWFHLKELAKRLDCTERSLKEDLSNLRSTFDDFLIESSTNGIKISYEDSVGLEVIYHHFFKESQAFALIEYLFFNKDVSNEYICRKFDLSYQSFYRLIRTINQKLQTKYNVKIDLKPLNLVGDEIDVRFFYAQYFAERYYYMEWPFPEFKEEAVTDLITFFFKLYGYPLTFSVLRSYKVLLTVYLSRIKQGYFIDMPTNYDVYKDQYQGVTNVEEMLRYFSLQLGVELNEKVLEQFFIIFIQENFYFSPESLIEAAETDPYAKESTRLIKDMFKDLCYTYDLDIENLDEMLMHVHNTSHLDRKELFSEFLLFDTKTNTNEDFMSIFPAFYDDLKEHIITYMKTMKHDLNDEIIKHMIYTVYTHWERLLPQLLRRRKSIKVLIISRFDDHHAKSMIDFLDFYCTDNFEFTQMIKYNLTVDDIEASDADVVVANFMMPELKKKPFICTSSLSSLELVEKLNAFFYDFTSAEH
- a CDS encoding ABC transporter substrate-binding protein, which gives rise to MKVVKKLLAPVLVVGLLLTSLVTLHHLKDAKKDNVFRIGISQYITHKSLDATRKGFIDELKKEGYVDGKNIQIDFQNAQGEQRNLKNISKQLAEKSDLVFAIATPSAQSLANTTKTTPVVFSAVTDPLAAKLVKNLKEPGGNITGTSDQSEDAISTQVDMIKQVLPTAKTVGILYTQSEPNSVVQKDNAKKILEAKGYQVVEKTILDSNNVKAAADSIMSEADIVFVPTDNIISSTMETVKQVSISHKVPVFGGSAEMVATGGLYNFGTDYEELGRQAARMAIRIMKGEKPGKVAVETPEKLELHTNKEMAKELGIDISSLKVEK